One window from the genome of Cryptomeria japonica chromosome 6, Sugi_1.0, whole genome shotgun sequence encodes:
- the LOC131039734 gene encoding 12-oxophytodienoate reductase 7, which yields MGKGGISHEVQPGYPQDPADNTSQLLSPLQMGPLFSLSHRVVLAPVTRCRAIDNIPQDCHVKFYSQRTTKGGLLISEANAVSPQAIGFPHSPGIFNQEQVMTWKKVVDAVHAKGGVIFCQLWHVGRASHTVYQPNGEAPVSSTGKAISEEWSILMPDGSKATYSPPRALSTSEIAAVVEEFRKAARNAMCAGFDGVEIHAAHGYLIDQFLKDGVNDRVDDYGGSLHKRCRFATEVVEAVVREIGAERTAIRVSPIIDHMGTTDSDPLTLTSHLIGLLNSYPLAYLHMTEPRFTKEGLKDEGAEGESRAAAMWKMVKEEYGGRLMRSGGYSRESAMEAVSSGSADMISFGRLFISNPDLPLRFALQAKLAKYDRSTFYTHDQVVGYTDYPFYIHNSPASNSKFDQPVDFRAEVESS from the exons ATGGGAAAAGGAGGAATTTCTCACGAAGTCCAACCTGGTTATCCTCAAGATCCAGCGGATAACACTTCTCAACTTCTGTCACCCTTGCAGATGGGCCCGCTGTTCAGCCTTTCCCACAG AGTTGTGTTGGCTCCTGTAACTCGGTGCCGCGCAATAGACAACATTCCTCAAGATTGTCACGTGAAGTTCTATTCTCAGAGGACCACCAAAGGAGGTCTTCTTATCTCAGAAGCTAACGCCGTCTCACCCCAAGCTATCGG GTTTCCACATTCTCCTGGTATTTTCAATCAAGAACAAGTAATGACGTGGAAAAAGGTTGTGGACGCCGTTCACGCTAAGGGCGGCGTAATTTTTTGCCAGCTCTGGCATGTCGGCAGGGCTTCGCACACAG TTTATCAGCCCAATGGGGAAGCTCCCGTATCGTCCACAGGAAAGGCAATATCAGAAGAGTGGAGCATCTTGATGCCCGACGGCTCTAAGGCCACTTACTCCCCCCCACGTGCGCTATCCACGTCTGAAATAGCGGCTGTGGTTGAAGAGTTTCGAAAGGCTGCGAGGAACGCCATGTGCGCGGGATTTGATGGTGTGGAAATACACGCCGCACACGGGTACCTGATCGACCAGTTCCTCAAGGACGGAGTAAACGACAGAGTGGACGACTACGGTGGGTCACTCCACAAGAGATGCCGCTTTGCCACGGAGGTCGTGGAGGCGGTGGTGAGGGAGATTGGAGCTGAGCGCACCGCCATAAGAGTGTCGCCCATCATAGATCACATGGGCACTACTGATTCGGATCCCCTGACTCTCACCTCTCACTTAATTGGTCTCCTCAATTCATATCCTCTTGCTTACCTCCACATGACTGAGCCCCGATTCACAAAAGAAGGCCTCAAAGACGAAGGGGCAGAGGGCGAGAGTAGGGCTGCGGCAATGTGGAAGATGGTGAAGGAGGAATACGGGGGAAGGCTTATGAGGAGCGGCGGATACAGCAGAGAGAGTGCTATGGAAGCCGTGTCCAGTGGAAGTGCAGACATGATATCCTTCGGTAGGCTTTTTATTTCGAATCCGGATCTGCCCTTGAGATTCGCTCTGCAAGCCAAGCTCGCCAAGTATGACCGCTCTACTTTCTACACCCATGACCAGGTCGTGGGTTACACTGATTACCCGTTTTACATCCATAATTCCCCTGCATCAAATTCAAAGTTTGATCAGCCTGTTGACTTTAGAGCAGAGGTTGAATCATCATGA